ggattaggcggacccgcgttagccgtctgcctaatccaaacctaaacccttttccgtcccgttttaggatacccgcctcccgtttaaacccttttacgtactaggtacgtttcgaaatagtcttgggttcgttttacatatattgtgggtacgtttcgtctaaataactcattcccgataacaagggaaagggtttagggttggattaagcggacccgcgttagcggtctgcataatccaaccctaaaccctttcccgtcccgttttaggatacccgcctcccgtttaaacccttttacgtactaggtacgtttcgaaatagtcttgggttcgttttacatatattgtgggtacgtttcgtctaaataacccattcccgataacaagggaaagggtttagggttggattaggcggacccatgttagcggtccgcctaatccaaccctaaaccctttcccgtcccgttttaggatacccggtcccctcggaaaggggttcacccttccccttttagggttcagttacggttcccgtttcgataacaagggaaagggtttagggttggattaggcggacccgcgttagcggtccgcctaatcaaaccctaaaccctttcccgtcccgttttaggatacccacctcgcgtttaaacccttttacgtcaTCGGGTATGCGtttgaaatagtcttgggttcgttttacatatattgtgggtacgtttcgtccaaataacccattcccgataacaagggaaagggtttagggttggattaggcggatccgcgttagcggtccgcctaatccaaccctaaaccctttcccgtcccgttttatgatacccacctcccgtttaaacccttttacgtactaggtacgtttcgaaatagtcttgggttcgttttacatatattgtgggtacgtttcgtctaaataacccattcccgataacaagggaaagggtttagggttggattaggcggacccgcgttagcggtccgcctaatccaaccctaaaccctttcccgtcccgctttaggatacccggtcccctcggaaaggggttcacccttccctttTAGGGTTGATTTACGGTTCCCATTTCGataacaaggaaagggtttagggttggattaggcggacccgcgttagcggtccgcctaatccaaccctaaaccctttcccgtcccccTTTAGGTACCCTCTCGTTTAAatccttttacgtactaggtacgtttcaaatattcttgggttcgttttacatatattgtgggtacgtttcgtctaaataacccattcccgataacaaggaaagtgtttagggttggattaggcggaccgcgttagcggtccgcctaatccaaccctaaaccctttcccgtcccgttttaggatacccgcctcccgtttaaacccttttacgtactaggtacgtttcgaaatagtcttgggttcgttttacatatattgtgggtacgtttcgtccaaataacccattcccgataacaagggaaagggtttagggttggattaggcggacccgcgcgggtccgcctaatccaaccctaaaccctttcccgtcccgttttatgatacccccctcccgtttaaacccttttacgtactaggtacgtttcgaaatagtcttgggttcgttttacatatattgtgggtacgtttcgtctaaataacccattcccgataacaagggaaagggtttagggttggattaggcggacccgcgttagcggtccgcctaatccaaccctaaactctttcccgtcccgttttaggatacccggtcccctcggaaaggggttcacccttccccttttagggttcgaTTACGGTTCCCATTTCGataacaaggaaagggtttagggttggattaggcggaccccgttagcggtccgcctaatccaaccctaaaccctttcccgtcccgttttagggtacccgcctctcgtttaaacccttttacgtactaggtacgttttgaaatagtcttgggttcgttttacatatattgtgggtacgtttcgtctaaataacccattcccgataacaaggaaaagggtttagggttggattaggcggaccgcgttagcggtccgcctaatccaaccctaaaccctttcccgtcccgttttaggatacccgcctctcgtttaaacccttttacgttttaggtacgtttcgaaatagtcttgggttcgttttatatatattgtgggtacgtttcgtctaaataacccattcccgataacaagggaaagggtttagggttggattaggcggaccaacgcgggtccgcctaatccaaccctaaaccctttcccgtcccgttttaggatacccggtcccctcggaaagtggttcacccttccccttttagggttcagttACGGTTCCCATTTCGATAAcaaggtagcggtccgcctaatccaaccctaacgcgggtccgcctaatccaaccctaaaccttttcccgtcccgttttagggtacccgcctctcgtttaaacccttttacgtactaggtacgtttcgaaatagtcttgggttcgttttacatatattgtgggtacgtttcgtctaaataactcattcccgataacaagggaaagggtttagggttggattaggcggacccgcgttagcggttcgcctaatccaaccctaaaccctttcaagtcccgttttaggatacccggtcccctcggaaaggggttcacccttccccttttagggttcagttacggttcccgtttcgataacaagggaaagggtttagggttggattaggcggacccgcgttagcggtccgcctaatccaaccctagaccctttcccgtcccgttttagggtacccgcctctcgtttaaacccttttacgtactaggtacgtttcgaaatagtcttgggttcgttttacatatattgtgggtacgtttcgtctaaataacccattctcaataacaagggaaagggtttagggttggattaggcggacccgcgttagcggtccgcctaatccaacccgaaaccctttcccgtcccgttttaggatacccgcctcccgtttaaacccttttacgtactaggtacgtttcgaaatagtcttgggttcgttttacatatattttgggtacgtttcgtctaaataacccattcccgctaacaagggaaagggtttagggttggattaggtggacccgcgttagcggtccgcctaatccaaccctaaacccgttcccgtcccgttttaggatacccgcctctcgtttaaacccttttacgtactaggtacgtttcgaaatagtcttgggttcgttttacatatattgtgggtacgtttcgtctaaataacccattcccgctaacaagggaaagggtttagggttggattaggtggacccgcgttagcggtccgcctaatccaaccctaaacccgttcccgtcccgttttaggatacccgcctctcgtttaaacccttttacgtactaggtacgtttcgaaatagtcttgggttcgttttacatatattatgggtacgtttcgtctaaataacccattcccgataacaagggaaagggtttagggttggattaggcggacccgcgttagcggtccgcgtTGTAGGAGTGTGAAAATATCATTACCTAAAAATGAAATGAACGAAGCAAAGATTGAAATACTATACTAACTAAGATTAACTGTTCAAAAGCACAAATCAGAATTATACGATGTTTGGTACGCTCTTCACTGTTACGGTCTTTCGATTTCACCAATAATTCAGTCCGGACCCTTTTACATACTAGTTACGTtttgaaatagtcttgggttcgttttacatatattgtgggtacgtttcgtctaaataacccaggTACGTTAAGTAACGACTTTAAATTAACAACTCAAAAGCTGGCATCTTAGGCAATGGAACAATTTATCCACCGAAAATGAGAATAATGATTCAAATTGAAACGTAACTAATAGACGTGACAACACACGCCAACAGCTAACATTTACAAAATACAATATCCATTCAAATTAAAGCTTCCTCCTACATTTGGACAGTAACAAAATATAATATCAAGGTCCCTAAACAAGACAAACTAACTCAGAAGCTGGCATCGTAGGCAATGGAACAATTTATCCACCGAAAATGAGAATATTAATTCAAATTCAAACATAACTAATAGAGGTCAAAACATACGCCAACAGCTAAGATCAACAAAATACAATATCCATTGTAGTCGTCGGCTGTTACACCCTTCTGGCTACAATTGTTGCGCATCCCAATCCACAACTGTTTCATTGACAATACCTACATCATCAAATCATGTAAAATATCATTAATACTTTGTATATATGCCCTCTTCCACTAATatgtaaattttaaaaaaaaacaagcaaataaagtaCCTGATTATGATTATGAGATTACTTGTTAGGAAGTTGACTCGGGCAATTTCTACTATCATGGCGTGCCATTTCTCCACAAGCACGACATTTTCTAAGAGGCTTAGCGTGCTCCTCCATTGCCTTTTCTTTTCGAAGTCATCCTTCTACCAGATCCCTTATTTTTGCTTGATTTGGAGGAAGAATATGAGCTTTAGTAGGGATTTTAGACCCAAGAAGCGTCTCGATTTGAGTTTTCTTGCTTTTTGACTTCCCACCACTACTTGAAATCAACAACTTCTCATTGAAACTCTGAAGCAATTCGAGTAActctttctccttctcctcaTCATCCTCCACAAGTGACACCGTGAACACCCCGACCATAATTCACCGATAGTGTTTTGTCTTGTGTCAATTGACGCACAATCGCCTTCTAAGGACGTCCCTACAACATTAAAGATAGGACGAAATGTTGCATAATTGCTCCACCTCGGCAATAGATATTCAGAAGGTATTTCATCAAACCCCTTATTATGCAACACCCATACACAATGTCTACAAAGTATCCCAAATCTCTAAAACCTCTTGCATGAACACACTAAAGTTTTCCCATCGACTTCATAGACTTTCTTGCTCTCACGATCCATAACAAATAAACGCTCCACGTCCCTTTCTTTCGTGCTTTTGTTGGCCTCATTACAAGAGTAGCATGCACCTTTCAACTCTTCTTGAAAATCATAAAACACAGGTGGTGTGTAAAATTCAGCACATTTCTTTTCTATAGAAAGGGGAGTTGATAATATAGGAGAGGAGTTTTTAGAATCGGCAGTTAATTTAGAATGCTTCCGGCGTTGAGCATCCATTCTGATCGAAAGCGCATCCAAAATCGAACAAGTGATAGGTTGGGGTTGGTGAAGTTGCCGAAGAAACTATTCTCTCGATTCTCGACCTTGAAGTTGTCCTTAGAAGCCCACCCATATAAGTGTCCCGAAAAATATGCAGAATCCATAATTTGCGGTCCTCAAACATGGATTTCAGCCACTCATTTCCAGACaaatcatgtttttccataattgAACACCAGCTCGACTCAAATTCAGTTGGCTCAATATCTTCATTCCAAACAATAGAACTTATTTCTTTTAGAAAGTCTGTGTCTTTGTAAATGGTTGAACCAACTTTGTCGTGCAATTttttcatgatatgccacatacagAATCTGTGTGTTGTGTTGCTTGAAAACACATTTTTAACCCCGCTTTAATACCCAGACATTGGTCAGTAATCAGAGTAGTAGGATAACACCCACCCATTGCCTTCATAAAATTGTCAAAAAGCCAGGTAAAAGACTCTTCATTCTCCCGCATTATCAAACCAGCCGCAAAAGTGACACATTTTTTATGGTTGTCAACCCCCGTAAAAGGACAAAACACCATACGGTATTCATTAAAATCGAATGTGGTGTCAaaagacacagaatcaccaaaGAGTGCGTAGTTCTTAATTGCAATTGGATCAGCCCAGAAAACCTTAGTGAGTCTTTTGTTGTCACCAACatcaaaatcaaagtaaaatgagGGACACCTAGCTCTTTTTTGCATGAAGCCCTCTATCAGCATTTCCGCATCATATTCTTTGATGTATTTCTTTACATCCCTTGAAAAATTCTTAAAATCTTTTAAGGAAGCCCCTACGTTTTTATATCCCCTAACGTACTCTTTAAACATTCGAAATGTCTTCACAGGCCCCTGGTTAACACGTGAGTTATCCATTATCATTTTCTTATGCACAAGGTTGAGCTTCCTAAATGACTTTAAGTGAATCATTGTGGCTGGAGTTACCATTGCATGTGAGTGCACCTCGATAAATTCATACACCTCATACTCACCAGCAGGAAGTCTCTTAAACTTAATCTTGGCAGGACACCCAACTCTTGTTATTGCCCTCCTCCTTTTTGCCCACCATGTCTGCCTATTACCTTCTTTGTTACACACAGCTCTTATGTGTAGTAACTCCTTGAATGATTTTACTTGAATCAAATCTCGGACTAAAGCCACAAGCTTTGGCATATGCTTTGTAGAAATCCAACCCTTGCTCCAAATTCTCAAATTTCATTCCAACAAATGGTTTAAGCTCTTCTGAACAATGAGGCACTCCGTGAATCTCACTAGTAGCAACAACTTAGGGCTATATCGGAAGACTCAAATTAACAACAATTACTTATAAACTGCCGTCTTGCTTCACACTAacaaaatgcaataaataaaactAAATGATTTACCTGGCACATCATTCACTAATGGCACATCAATCACTAATAATTGATCTGGACAATTAGTAAGCAATAATATGTCTTCTTCTGGATTTGTTGAAATATCCATGTCAATAGTATCACCAACTATAGCTGCAGAAAAAACGAATGGCCAAATGAGCACTTATTCGCTAATAATTTTGAAAAATGATGATTGTCCTAGCTCGAACTAATGTAATTCAACAGCTAAAATTGTCACAAGGGAAAGGGTATTAGGAAAAGCAACGAGGGAAAGTGTACGAAACAACAAAATTGCCAACATTGTCATACAAACAGGCAAACACCTAACTTTAAcaatcaatcaaataatc
The Silene latifolia isolate original U9 population chromosome 11, ASM4854445v1, whole genome shotgun sequence genome window above contains:
- the LOC141613448 gene encoding protein FAR1-RELATED SEQUENCE 5-like: MPKLVALVRDLIQVKSFKELLHIRAVCNKEGNRQTWWAKRRRAITRVGCPAKIKFKRLPAGEYEVYEFIEVHSHAMVTPATMIHLKSFRKLNLVHKKMIMDNSRVNQGPVKTFRMFKEYVRGYKNVGASLKDFKNFSRDVKKYIKEYDAEMLIEGFMQKRARCPSFYFDFDVGDNKRLTKVFWADPIAIKNYALFGDSVSFDTTFDFNEYRMVFCPFTGVDNHKKCVTFAAGLIMRENEESFTWLFDNFMKAMGGCYPTTLITDQCLGIKAGLKMCFQATQHTDSILSQLNLSRAGVQLWKNMICLEMSG